gtcccagaaacgtgagtgcaatcgcccaggacgggactgctcagcagtggagctggaacccagggccagctgtctgcctccccaggcccacgctcagcctgaatgtttcctgagcccatggtttcagccactgccggtctggacactcactctggcctgagcggttcttcttgcctttgaagaagagtcgaatctttctgacccagtggtatcggggctccagctggcaggacaggctgtagctacgggacagagcggagctgggagctctcaggagccacacatcacatgtgcgtcctggagcctgccagcagctggggtcgaagagccccaggggtcgccatgcagtcagatcaggggctgaccatggagcaacggccatgggctctggagctggtcagcagagagaggctgccctgccctcccccaactcctgacccgactcacctctcctccttgctcaggggctccacggcctggaaccaggccccaaagtgctcgtcgggctgcacggtgtacagatttgcagcctcctgaagcagctcgatctcgtccatcagtttgaattgctaggacagagcaagcacaggatgcccacagggcctgagtgggggaccctgcagggctcgtggagggggtgaggaagggggcaaggggccagtctggggcctttgcccacttgggagccctccctccctgcgattccagtcagggcttgcctgctctcacacttggcccaaaatagctcctcctccaggaaggagtctttgatgccagcccttcccccacccgccaatgccataggatccctagctctgtatatcgaagtgggcaaataaatgttccaccctggggattgggccagagggggtcctgcccactgcgggggggggtctctgatttccaacccccaccctccccaccgggaggccgcagccgcttacctcattccatttccgacagttgagcacattgccctggaaagcagacagccgcagtccatcagaaacagccccctggggccagcactagcccccgtccacacctcttgcaatgttgcactactgccagtgggcaggcccatccagagcccggacttggacctgggccagtctctgggctccagagcagggggcgcagagcaactgaggcaacagaccttgtgacccaaccctctctgatgacacgtggggagactcaggcctcaggcaggaagggacagctcagcctctgatgtgcttcctgactgggaggggcccgacttctcttccctcactggcagggccagagggagaggctgagtcctgCTCAGACACCACgtcctgcggccacacagtcaggcagctctgagcctcatcagcccagggaacctggacggtggcttatgcagagcctgcatcacccactggggagatgggcctgacaccccaactcccacacgaggctggaggccctgctgagaggacctttgccaaacgcagagagctcagggctcaggacaggactctctcctccccaccctcaggagcctgagcccccggacccacctccgggctcactcacctccacataatcctccatcgtagcgtccagcagctccagggaatggaagaacgtcaccagggaggggacgacaccctgtgccgccatcgggatgggcatggcgatgagctcccgctctcaggtgcccccatgaaccttcccctgaaacccctcagcccagcctcctgcccaccccacgctcccacacagagcagcctaggatcctcgggacaccccaacacacacaattccctcccccgctccccgccaggaacaccaaactccatcagtcaagtcccagggctggctgttggccccgcccaggggcagtggcccctgcccttccccaccccaaatctgccctgctgccagcccttccaggcctcctcctgctcactgccactgcaggcccgtcatgcttggcagccacagcagattcgcctgaggaggaaggcccctctcctgagggaggtctccagctgggagggggagccccatctcctctgactcctaggcccctcccccacagtcaccctcacctgctgccgctgcctctcctgggctccctggcgggccctctctgcagtctttaacacggaggtcgcctcctgtcagggccgaggacagggtcagtgcgcccatactcccctccgcatgtccccccaaggcccctgatctcagaccctggccatcggctccagtcccctgctgcctctgctgctcccacctccagggtgctctgattctagaccagtcccagctccaggactcagccctgtgtgaccttgggcctgcccaggcctccctggccctctttcctcagctgaaaagtgtgaggagaacgtcacctgcttccaggagtctcctgaggactcagagtcatctgcgtgtcatcactgctctcccctcacctctcgaggaggagccggcacaaatctccttgcgttcctgtcctcccttggatggtagcacctcgctgggaggcctgcaccactgatcagttccctccacttcccagaggaggagatggaggcccccagaggggcagtgactggctcaaggacccactgggagaggctgctccccgtgccagctacaggccctgtccccgctgccttcaccccagccctggctccaaatctgaccaaggccccgacctctggactccaggggtgcgtccagaccccagctgaacagacagggagggggagggcagggtgtcttgggggacctggccgagtggccccggcctgccccaccctcacagggctctctgacccccagcctgggccaagccttgccatagcctcacctcctaggatcccctcaggatgctcccctcccctctccttctggcctccttccagatctccagcctccaggttacctgcactagcagctccctgctcacgcgtttctctctcctgacccacttcttccaggttcgagaactctccctgcggggtggggaaagaaagcaagcaagcaagcaagaaaaactgtgggatgcttgaaggcaaatcccatttgtttgagaacccagcagatccaaactgcctggggcctggatgagggatttcactggggtgttctgagctctaaggtccccatgggactgcggaggggcctctcctcttgtcccttggggcctccattcccagatgtcccaaacagatctctttggaacagtgttggtttcagctgcatagaggcttctgttgctgcaaaggaaacacctgagaatctccacctgggctcaagccaggatctggtctggaaggaaatgaatccctgggacggaactgctggcttaagggcgctgagagactcagagacccagcacccaggtcagtccctgtgcccggcgttcgctgtctcccaggtggtctcagctgactttgggggacatgccggcccaaatcaggctgcctgggccacctcaccctcatggtgcttggctggagagcagaccacccactacccacctggaaacttgtccccaggtgtcttggagatgggcaatggcagggctctgcagggcagaaaggattgtgtggagggaacagaagttcccgaggcctcgacactcctggggaagcgaagagttggagccgtgagggggagctgaagctctgctgcctctggtttctgtcccctcacggacttcccctgtcctggaggagacacatgcccagggaagccagggagggcacacctgccacccgatgagtaacactgccaggcacaaggatttgtagctcaacacaagggaggaagtgagcttgtccccactgggacctcaagtcaaggtcaacgtggccctggcatgagggtcaagggacagtccagggactaagaccccagacttcaatcctgagagctgagaaacaagaggcaattcccacgcatccagacagagcgtgccaaggcttacctcagccaccctgatccacagctcaaccaccctggccctgtcccgcgctgtcatgctggggtccccaaggcaggtgacgaggatgcaattggccacggtgttgtcgtgcatcacactgtcacggacagtgggtgccaggtactctcgttccctgttgtcgcactcggaccagatggagccgaggcagtgggcgggcaccaacgtcttgaacagctcctgcagaagattcggagtgtcacccggtcctgccgcaccccagctcggcgtccacagtcccccataggcccagcagggtgagatcagaactggagctcaggaagcagagcatgtggcctgaggcttgtgggagtccctgggttttgtctgtgtccactgaatgcacccagtccaggatgaccccggacacagtactgtggggaagggaggggacatttgctcccagccccgtctcacttcctccaagctccagaaggcagcccacacatgcccaccagaagggccatcatccacccatcccagtgcccctcgggtcccactccccattcccatgcacattccccctgaggcagggacaacccccggctttgtttgactgtctccactggagtcaatacacatcaccttcctgctaagtgctgaggctgtccgggccacctgcacagatgggggatccacccaaggacctggcagcacttcagtgagtgcccatcccccaccaaagggccagactctgcccaccttccactctctcccacctcattcaccggcacagccaccctgtacagcaggtgctctgagtgtccatctctactgtcccctgttctctaggggacagcgaaggcttggggagaaagaaagctgcccaggtcacagtgttgataagggagggagcagggatttggacccagatcatcggaatcccgagcagggaatggcaggtgtggggcggctcatggcaccgggaaggcaggggccacccgccccgtgagctcctctgctcaccgcagccatcctcgtcagctgctctgccaccagctggggagggaagtccaagatgttcagcttctcctcccgcagctggtcctcggtggtcacggcccgggggcagctgggctctggggctgcctctaatggtggcccttgctctggtcctggagtggccgactcaggggctgctggctccagctctaccacacgtggtgagactggaggtgcagctggctccagcccgggggctggcactggctctggctctggaagtggcaggagctttggagctggctctggagcaggataaagagaaagttgcacccacacacctgacagtttctgtgcctttccaaagataggaagggctctactgcctctaagggaacgctagcccatgaacctcaacacagacagtcttcccagactccagtcccctcacctttccgttcggcctcaatggccttgagatgctccaggtggcctggcagaaggtaggcatggccctccacgtgggagccaccaaagctgacgtgcagagtggccagctgcagggtccaagagggaaaccgcaggggctccctgcaatcctgcccttggcccagccagattcccagcaggaaatagatagcactgcgtggaggcagatgggccagagagtcagtggcctggcctttccttaaacaccgtcctcccaaggcactcttgttagcatctgcgcccctttgccagaccctccccctccagaggagggccccatcccagccctgaaccctggctggctgtcctggctgtggcaggcctgctcatccagcaggctgaacacagagtctgtgagagtctcttgttcccaccgatactctcctccccaagggtctggacagagcccacccaagccctgcatgaatgtgggccactggaatgaagactccagcagatttgggagcagcttgctcacacacctcctactatggacctggcggtggtgctcacaaggtgtggatgtggagaaagggaggcaggaggggctgggactctgctgggagtgggtctcttggggacaacgcagcccagcctcccttccaattctcaaggggcctgggacccatgcacagctctctttgagtccagtcctgccggagtggaagccaccagaactcagccctcccatggggatcaaaagatgggtgagatgcagggttctcccaggcctgacctggccacagcctccatcctctccccacaccctgtttgctagagacaggaggccctccttctcgacccaaagaccactcactttgggaggtggtcctgtcctccagcatcccgcacgcaatgggccaagctgcctccatgtgtcccaaaggggatgagggcatcgcccgggatggagggtagatgggacctgtgaatgatgtcaagtgtgactgtctgactctcagattagaggggagggccagggaggctgtctgcttcagtcactgagtgacacttagtgtgtccagaagtcctgctcagagtaggtccttcatacacattgttgaatgacctccaaccagaaccaccccggctgtctgagtgggcctgtggcccctctgtggccctagagatccctaagtggctacaccaaagacaagcaccaggaccagctggatggcatctcaaactccttgacagggtgctctccaggtgcttttccaaactcaaaaagccacaagccagtgaagggagaggaagactactttccgtgggggacagagaaataatcaccaccagcaaccacagcatggcccaccaccctctctgcagagccgggcaccagggcagcacctggagggctgatcccattcatccctgggagaagcctagcaagttcatcctctgccaccccacctttcagaggagccaactcaggctcagagagatgcggtgacattcccaaggcaagacacacagctggcagtgggcagagtcaccactgtgctgaggaggaggcgggcagtcacctgggaaacagctggtccagcacctggtgggctgtgctggagcctgagtagctgcagagggaggtgatgacactgcggaggactctgctggggaaggctggcagcacagtctctgagagcctctgcatcatgcctgcccggagggcacgcatcctgcaggcctcagtgacagacagagtggactcatcttcactctgggtgggacgaggagggacacagagtcagggtcaccactgccaaccaccagcgttatcagggtctgcagctgacccaggaactcctag
This is a stretch of genomic DNA from Equus asinus isolate D_3611 breed Donkey unplaced genomic scaffold, EquAss-T2T_v2 contig_803, whole genome shotgun sequence. It encodes these proteins:
- the LOC139044350 gene encoding ral guanine nucleotide dissociation stimulator-like, which encodes MDEIELLQEAANLYTVQPDEHFGAWFQAVEPLSKEESYSLSCQLEPRYHWVRKIRLFFKGKKNRSGQNTRPPTKGPVVVVDDPPETS